One genomic region from Xenopus laevis strain J_2021 chromosome 2L, Xenopus_laevis_v10.1, whole genome shotgun sequence encodes:
- the thdl17.L gene encoding thyroid hormone down-regulated protein (gene 17) L homeolog precursor: protein MKCQLLFLLTLFSIFSPPVSAGCPTCAGDQECVTNSCVCKKSLYNLTGSPPTPVIQCSNTMILSMPKCQMEKDRYNSTNLHLVDSACQLKDQIVDDLAQMVYNWTLKNGECGNNLIVNSTHVTYANKLFVYAQNTLITSRNNATLYFSCSYPLNMKTSLNFPLKTVFGSTEISVPNGEGKLTVIMSVFTDSAFSQHVTADSELIVEQPLYVSVLMASLESFSVKVTNIYVTETSDSSVEPKLYLLQNGCKPDGVGADLMSTLQNGNNTESRFIMKVFKFSATSSLYLFADVTICNGTCIPDCSSRSGVVARATELQTLSVYLESRDTFSAASTAFSCFSSLWTLNSILFSVLLSKIM from the exons ATGAAGTGCCAACTGCTGTTTCTTCTCACACTGTTCAGTATTTTTAGTCCTCCAGTTTCAGCTGGCTGCCCAACATGTGCCGGTGACCAGGAGTGTGTTACCAACAGCTGTGTCTGTAAAAAATCTCTGTACAACTTAACAG GGAGTCCACCAACCCCTGTCATTCAGTGCAGCAATACCATGATTTTGTCCATGCCAAAATGCCAAATGGAAAAAGACAGATACAACTCAACCAACTTACATCTGGTGGATTCAGCCTGCCAGTTGAAAGATCAAATTGTTGATGATCTTGCTCAAATGGTTTATAACTGGACGCTTAAGAATGGAGAGTGTGGCAACAATTTAATT GTAAATTCAACTCATGTTACTTATGCCAATAAATTGTTCGTCTATGCCCAAAACACTCTAATCACCAGCAGAAATAATGCTACTTTATATTTCTCATGTTCTTATCCACTGAACATGAAAACTTCACTTAATTTCCCTCTGAAGACCGTTTTTGG GTCGACTGAGATATCTGTCCCCAATGGAGAAGGAAAACTGACTGTCATCATGTCAGTTTTTACAGATTCAGCATTCTCCCAACATGTAACTGCTGACTCTGAGTTGATTGTGGAGCAACCTCTGTATGTCTCAGTGTTGATGGCAAGCTTGGAGTCTTTCTCTGTTAAAGTGACAAATATTTATGTCACAGAAACATCAGATTCCTCTGTGGAACCAAAATTGTATCTACTTCAGAATGG GTGTAAACCTGATGGCGTTGGAGCTGATTTAATGAGCACATTACAGAATGGAAATAACACTGAATCACGATTTATAATGAAAGTTTTCAAGTTTAGTGCTACATCTAGCCTGTATCTGTTTGCAgatgttacaatttgtaatgGCACTTGCATACCG GACTGCAGTTCCCGCTCAGGTGTTGTTGCTAGAGCAACAGAATTACAGACTCTCAGTGTGTACCTGGAATCAA gggATACATTCTCTGCTGCTTCTACTGCATTTAGCT gtttcTCCTCACTTTGGACTCTGAACTCAATTTTGTTCTCTGTTCTCCTCAGTAAAATCATGTAG